One Mycolicibacterium doricum genomic window, CACCACGCCGATGAAGCCGATCGCGGCGTGGACCAGAAACCCGGCGATGAGCACCACCTGCAGTGCGAGATCCACCCACAGCGCCCAGGGTCGACCCTGGACTCCACACAGCAGAATCAGCACGACGGCAAAGCAGATGAGGAAGCCTCCGCTGGTGGTGGTCAGGCCACCGTGGGACGTGGAGACGACCGGCAGCGCCAGTAGCACCACGACGGCTTCCAAGATCAGCGTGCCTGCCATCACGCCGCGCAAGCTGCGCCACGGGTCGGGCCGCTGCGGCACGGGTTGCTCGCTCACTGCGGATCCCGACCGAACAGGGTGCGCGCGGCCCCGGCGGTCACCACCGAACCGGTGATGACCATGCCGGCGCCGGAGAGTCCTTCGCTCCCGCCGCCGGAGTCCTCGACCACCGCCGTCGCGGTCTCGATGGCGTCCGGCAGCGTAGCGGCCGGGATCACCCGTTCGGGTCCGAAGCGCTCCTGGGCGCGCAACGCGAGCGCCTCGACGTCGAGGGCGCGCGGCGAGCCGTTGTGCGTGACGACGATCTGGTCGAACGCCGGTTCCAGCGCCGCGAGTATCCCGTCGACGTCCTTGTCCCCCATCACCGACACCACCGCGACGAGGAAACGGAAGTCGAACTCGGTCTGCAGGGCATCGGCCAGCGCGGCCGCACCCGCGGGATTGTGGGCGGCGTCGATGAACACCGTCGGCGCGCTGCGCAGGCGCTCCAGCCGGCCGGGACTGGCAACGGCCGCGAACCCGGCCCGTACCGCGTCGATGTCGAGTTGGCGGTCTGCACCCGCACCGAAGAACGCCTCGACCGCGGCAAGGGCCAGTACCGCGTTGTGCGCCTGGTGTTCACCGTGCAGCGGCAGGAAGATCTCCGAATACACACCGCCGAGGCCCTGCAGTTCGAGGAGCTGACCGCCGACGGCCACCTGGCGGGACAGCACGGCGAATTCGGAGTCCTCGCGGGCGACCGCGGCGTCCGCGCGGACTGCTTGCGCCAGGAGCACCTCCATGGCCTCGGCCGCCTGGCGACCGATCACCGCGACGGTGTCGGTCGGGATCAAGTCGTCCGGTTGGCGGGTGATGATGCCGGCCTTCTCCCCCGCGATCTCGGACACCGTGTCCCCGAGGTAGTCGGCGTGGTCGATGCCGATCGGCGTGATCACCGCGACCGGCGCATTGACTACGTTGGTCGCATCCCACCGGCCACCCATACCGACCTCCACGACCGCGACGTCGACGGGTGCGTCGGCGAACGCGGCAAAGGCCATCGCCGTGATCACCTCGAACTTGCTCATCGGCGGTCCCCCCGCCGCCTCGGACTGCTGGTCGACCATGTGCACGAACGGTTCCACCTCGCGGTAGACCTCGACGTAGCGGGCCGGCGATATCGGTTCACCGTCGATGGCGATTCGCTCGACCGCCGACTGCAGGTGCGGGCTGGTGGTCCGACCGGTGCGCCGACTCAGCGCGATCAGCAGCGCGTCGATGATCCGGGCCACCGAGGTCTTGCCGTTGGTGCCCGTGATGTGGATCGACGGATACCCGGATTGCGGTGAGCCGAGCATCTCGAGCAGCGCATTGATCCGCGCCGTGCTGGGCTCGATCTTGGTCTCCGGCCAGCGGGCGTCGAGCAGATGCTCCACCTGCAGCAGCGCCGCGATCTCGTCGGGGCTCGGTTGTGGCCGACTCATCGGGACGGCAGTCCGGCCAGGCGGGCGTTGATGCGGTCGACCTCCTCGCGCGCCACCTGCTCACGGGCGCGGATCTTGTCGACCACCTCCGCGGGCGCCTTGGCGAGGAAGGCGTCGTTGCCAAGTTTCGCGGCCGTCCCCTTCAGTTCCTTCTCCGCGGCGGCGAGGTCCTTCTCGAGCCGGCGGCGTTCGGCGGCGACGTCGACGGTGCCGGAGGTGTCCACCTCCACCACGACGGTCCCCGCCGACAACCGCACCTCCACCGACGCCGACGGGGTGAAGCCGTCACCCGCCTCGGTCAGCCAGGCCAGTGCGCGGACCGCGGGAACGTGGTGGTCCAAACCCGCCGCGCCGATATCGGACAATCTGGCCGGAACCCGCTGCCGGTCGGCCAGCCCCTGATCGCTGCGGAACCGGCGCACCTCGGTCACCAACTTCTGGATGTCGGAGATATGTTGGGCCGCAGTCTCGTCGAGAGCGATACCGGAGGCCTCCGGCCAGTCGGCGACGACCAGCGACTCCGCCTTTCGCGTCGCTCCGCTCGCCGCAGCCCGCGCGCTCAGCGTCTTCCACAGCACCTCGGTGACGAACGGCATCACCGGGTGCAGCAGCTTGAGCAGGGTGTCCAGCACGGCGGCCAGCACCGCGGTGGTATGCGGAAGGCATTCGCCGAGTTGGACTTTCGCGAGCTCGACGTACCAGTCGCAGAACTCGTCCCAGGCGAAGTGATACAGCGATTCGCACGCCCGGCTGAACTCGTAGGCGTCGAAGGCGGTGTCGACCTCGGCGCGCACCTCTTCGAGCCGGCCGAGGATCCAACGGTCGGCGTCGGTGAGTTCAGCGATGTCCGGCAGCGGCGCCGGCGCGGCGCCGTTCATCAACGCGAAGCGCGTGGCGTTGAAGAGTTTCGTGGCGAAGTTCCGCGATGCGCGCGCATGGTCCTCGCCGATCGCCAGGTCGCCGCCGGGGCTGGCGCCGCGGGCCAGGGTGAAACGCAGCGCGTCGGCGCCGAACGCCTCCACCCAGTCGAGCGGGTCGATGCCGTTGCCGCGCGACTTGCTCATCTTGCGGCCGTGTTCGTCGCGGATCAACCCGTGCAGGAAGACGTGCTCGAACGGCACGTTCGCCGTGCGTTGGCCGTCGAGCGTGATCGCCGGGTCGTCGGCGACGAAGGTGCCGAACATCATCATCCGCGCCACCCAGAAAAACAGGATGTCGTAGCCGGTGACCAACACCGTCGTCGGGTAGAACTTCTCCAACTCCGGCGTGCGGTCGGGCCAGCCCATGGTCGAGAACGGCCACAGCGCCGAGGAGAACCAGGTGTCGAGCACGTCGGGGTCCTGTTCCCAGCCGGCCGGCGGCGTCTCGTCCGGCCCCACGCAGACGGTTTCCCCGTCGGGGCCATGCCAGATCGGGATCCGGTGGCCCCACCACAGCTGCCGGGAGATGCACCAGTCGTGCATGTTGTCCACCCAGGCGAACCAGCGCGGCTCCAGGCTCGGCGGGTGGATTTCGGTGTCGCCGTTGCGCACAGCGTCGCCGGCCGCTTTCGCCAGCGCCTCCACCTTGACCCACCACTGCAGTGACAGCCGCGGCTCGATGGGCTCACCACTGCGTTCGGAGTGTCCGACGCTGTGCAGATAGGGTCGCTTCTCGGCGACGATGCGACCCTGCTCGGCCAGTGCCTCACGGACCTTGACGCGCGCCTCGAACCGGTCCATCCCGTCGAACTGCGTCCCCGTGCCGGCGATCCGGCCCCTGGTGTCCATGATCGAGGGCATCGGCAGCGAATGCCGCAATCCGATCTCGAAGTCGTTGGGGTCGTGGGCGGGCGTCACTTTCACTGCCCCGGTCCCGAATTCGGGGTCGACGTGGGTGTCGGCCACAATGCCGATGCGACGATCCAGAAACGGGTGCGGCAGCGAGGTGCCCACCAGGTGGCGATAGCGGTCGTCGTCGGGATGGACGGCGATCGCGGTGTCGCCGAGCATGGTTTCCACGCGGGTGGTGGCGACGGTGATGTGCGGTTCGTCGTCCGAGAGCGAGCCGTAGCGGAACGACACCAACTCACCCTCGACGTCTTCGTACTTGACCTCGAGGTCGCTGATCGCCGTCTGGAGCACGGGCGACCAGTTGACCAGGCGTTCGGCCTGGTAGATCAATCCGGCGTCGTAGAGCTTCTTGAAGATCGTCCGTACCGCGCGGGACAGGCCGTCGTCCATCGTGAACCGGTCACGGCTCCAGTCGACCCCGTCGCCGAGCCTGCGCATCTGCGCGCCGATGGTGCCGCCGGACTCCCGCTTCCATTCCCACACCTTGTCGATGAACAGCTCCCGACCGAAGTCCTCTTTGGTCTTGCCGTCGACCGAGAGTTGCTTCTCCACCAGCGTCTGGGTGGCGATGCCGGCGTGGTCCATGCCGGGCAGCCACAGCACCTCGAAGCCCTGCATCCGCTTGCGCCGGGTGAGCGCGTCCATGAGCGTGTGGTCGAGCGCGTGGCCCATGTGCAGGCTGCCGGTCACGTTCGGCGGCGGCAGCACG contains:
- a CDS encoding valine--tRNA ligase, with translation MTATPDAHAEALPTSWEPGAVEADIYQGWVDAGYFTADPASDKPAYSIVLPPPNVTGSLHMGHALDHTLMDALTRRKRMQGFEVLWLPGMDHAGIATQTLVEKQLSVDGKTKEDFGRELFIDKVWEWKRESGGTIGAQMRRLGDGVDWSRDRFTMDDGLSRAVRTIFKKLYDAGLIYQAERLVNWSPVLQTAISDLEVKYEDVEGELVSFRYGSLSDDEPHITVATTRVETMLGDTAIAVHPDDDRYRHLVGTSLPHPFLDRRIGIVADTHVDPEFGTGAVKVTPAHDPNDFEIGLRHSLPMPSIMDTRGRIAGTGTQFDGMDRFEARVKVREALAEQGRIVAEKRPYLHSVGHSERSGEPIEPRLSLQWWVKVEALAKAAGDAVRNGDTEIHPPSLEPRWFAWVDNMHDWCISRQLWWGHRIPIWHGPDGETVCVGPDETPPAGWEQDPDVLDTWFSSALWPFSTMGWPDRTPELEKFYPTTVLVTGYDILFFWVARMMMFGTFVADDPAITLDGQRTANVPFEHVFLHGLIRDEHGRKMSKSRGNGIDPLDWVEAFGADALRFTLARGASPGGDLAIGEDHARASRNFATKLFNATRFALMNGAAPAPLPDIAELTDADRWILGRLEEVRAEVDTAFDAYEFSRACESLYHFAWDEFCDWYVELAKVQLGECLPHTTAVLAAVLDTLLKLLHPVMPFVTEVLWKTLSARAAASGATRKAESLVVADWPEASGIALDETAAQHISDIQKLVTEVRRFRSDQGLADRQRVPARLSDIGAAGLDHHVPAVRALAWLTEAGDGFTPSASVEVRLSAGTVVVEVDTSGTVDVAAERRRLEKDLAAAEKELKGTAAKLGNDAFLAKAPAEVVDKIRAREQVAREEVDRINARLAGLPSR
- the folC gene encoding bifunctional tetrahydrofolate synthase/dihydrofolate synthase produces the protein MSRPQPSPDEIAALLQVEHLLDARWPETKIEPSTARINALLEMLGSPQSGYPSIHITGTNGKTSVARIIDALLIALSRRTGRTTSPHLQSAVERIAIDGEPISPARYVEVYREVEPFVHMVDQQSEAAGGPPMSKFEVITAMAFAAFADAPVDVAVVEVGMGGRWDATNVVNAPVAVITPIGIDHADYLGDTVSEIAGEKAGIITRQPDDLIPTDTVAVIGRQAAEAMEVLLAQAVRADAAVAREDSEFAVLSRQVAVGGQLLELQGLGGVYSEIFLPLHGEHQAHNAVLALAAVEAFFGAGADRQLDIDAVRAGFAAVASPGRLERLRSAPTVFIDAAHNPAGAAALADALQTEFDFRFLVAVVSVMGDKDVDGILAALEPAFDQIVVTHNGSPRALDVEALALRAQERFGPERVIPAATLPDAIETATAVVEDSGGGSEGLSGAGMVITGSVVTAGAARTLFGRDPQ
- a CDS encoding DUF4233 domain-containing protein, translated to MSEQPVPQRPDPWRSLRGVMAGTLILEAVVVLLALPVVSTSHGGLTTTSGGFLICFAVVLILLCGVQGRPWALWVDLALQVVLIAGFLVHAAIGFIGVVFAAVWGLIVYLRAEVRRREKRGLLPGQRRSED